The following proteins are encoded in a genomic region of Deinococcus sp. YIM 134068:
- the radA gene encoding DNA repair protein RadA gives MARLTTRYICNSCGYQSAKPLGRCPNCQAWNSFEEEVPTAAVGKVRAGGAGGYGGISGGKLTPLSTVGRREEPRLPSGIPELDRVLGGGLVAGGVTLIGGEPGIGKSTLLLQVADKLAVQGQTVLYVAGEESLEQIRLRADRLGVEGDIHLTRDTRAEHVAALMAEHKPALCIVDSIQTVTVEGDGTPGGVAQVREGTALLTRAAKETGTATVLVGHVTKEGTVAGPKVMEHIVDTTVFLETVGSFRLLRSVKNRFGQAGELGVFEMRGEGLVAVENPSEAFLAERPVGVPGSVVAATIDGQRPMLLEVQALAAKTPYPNPRRVVVGLDPRRVDVVLAVLERRLDLTLGGLDVYVNLAGGLKVADPGLDLPVALAVYSAVVGRALPGHVAVFGEVGLAGEVRSTQGSLRRAEEATRAGYRSLIVPPGLDGREGVRSVEEAVALVWKTAG, from the coding sequence ATGGCTAGGCTCACGACCCGCTACATCTGCAATTCCTGCGGCTACCAGTCGGCCAAACCGCTGGGCCGCTGCCCAAACTGCCAGGCGTGGAACTCCTTTGAGGAGGAGGTGCCCACCGCCGCCGTCGGCAAGGTCCGAGCGGGTGGAGCAGGTGGTTATGGCGGCATTTCCGGCGGCAAGCTCACGCCCCTCTCCACCGTCGGACGGCGCGAGGAACCCCGCCTCCCCAGTGGCATCCCCGAACTCGACCGGGTGCTGGGGGGCGGGTTGGTCGCGGGCGGCGTGACCCTCATCGGCGGTGAACCCGGCATCGGCAAGAGCACGCTGCTCCTTCAGGTCGCGGACAAGCTCGCCGTGCAGGGCCAGACGGTCCTCTACGTCGCGGGCGAGGAGTCGCTGGAGCAGATTCGCCTGCGCGCCGACCGCCTCGGCGTCGAGGGCGACATTCACCTCACCCGCGACACGCGGGCCGAGCACGTCGCCGCCCTGATGGCCGAACATAAACCCGCCCTGTGCATCGTGGACTCCATCCAGACGGTGACGGTGGAGGGCGACGGCACTCCCGGCGGCGTGGCCCAGGTCCGCGAGGGGACCGCGCTGCTCACCCGCGCCGCGAAGGAGACGGGCACTGCGACCGTCCTTGTCGGCCACGTGACGAAGGAGGGCACCGTCGCCGGGCCGAAGGTGATGGAGCATATCGTGGACACGACGGTCTTTCTGGAGACGGTCGGCTCGTTCCGGCTGCTCCGTTCTGTGAAGAACCGCTTCGGGCAGGCGGGCGAACTCGGCGTCTTCGAGATGCGGGGCGAGGGCCTCGTCGCCGTGGAGAACCCCTCGGAGGCCTTCCTCGCCGAGCGGCCCGTGGGCGTGCCCGGCTCGGTCGTCGCCGCGACCATCGACGGGCAGCGGCCCATGCTGCTGGAGGTCCAGGCCCTCGCCGCCAAGACGCCCTACCCCAACCCGCGCCGGGTGGTCGTCGGCCTCGACCCCCGGCGGGTGGACGTGGTGCTCGCCGTGCTGGAGCGCCGCCTCGACCTCACATTGGGGGGGCTGGACGTATACGTGAACCTCGCGGGCGGCCTCAAGGTCGCCGATCCCGGCCTCGACCTGCCCGTGGCGCTGGCGGTGTACTCCGCCGTCGTGGGCCGCGCTCTGCCCGGTCACGTCGCCGTCTTCGGGGAGGTCGGGCTGGCGGGCGAGGTCCGCTCCACGCAGGGCAGCCTTCGCCGCGCCGAGGAGGCCACCCGCGCGGGCTACCGCAGCCTCATCGTTCCGCCCGGCCTGGACGGGCGCGAGGGCGTCCGCAGCGTGGAGGAGGCCGTCGCGCTGGTCTGGAAGACGGCGGGCTGA
- a CDS encoding WGxxGxxG family protein, with protein sequence MKNGTLKLLALTALLALPVSAFAQTETEATGTTTETTTDTVTDITTTDTATDTATDTATDTTTTDTATDTTTTETNTDSGTDWGWLGLAGLLGLAGLAGRNAANANRR encoded by the coding sequence ATGAAGAATGGAACGCTGAAGCTGCTGGCCCTGACCGCCCTCCTCGCCCTGCCCGTGAGCGCCTTCGCCCAGACGGAAACGGAAGCGACGGGGACCACGACCGAAACGACGACGGATACGGTCACCGACATCACCACCACGGATACCGCGACCGACACCGCAACGGATACGGCGACCGACACGACAACCACCGACACCGCGACGGACACGACCACAACCGAAACCAATACTGACTCCGGAACCGACTGGGGCTGGCTCGGCCTCGCCGGGTTGCTTGGCCTCGCCGGATTGGCGGGCCGGAACGCCGCGAACGCGAACCGCCGCTGA
- the clpB gene encoding ATP-dependent chaperone ClpB, whose protein sequence is MNPERFTEAATQALAAAQGLAQSNHQQNLTVAHVLRALTDNDTAARAITAAGGDLTTLRSALDAELGKLPRVQGGGDNLYLDPALNRALQKAEGVAKELGDSFVAADALLLALRGEYRGQVLPAESVLRGAITQARKGKTVTSKTAEQQFDALNKYGTDLTQRARDGKFDPVIGRDEEIRRAMQILLRRTKNNPVLIGEPGVGKTAIAEGLAIRIVKGDVPEGLKDKRIVSLEMGSLLAGAKFRGEFEERLKGVIDEVVASAGEVILFVDEIHTIVGAGKTEGSPDAGNMLKPALARGELHLIGATTLAEYREIEKDPALERRFQPVFVDEPSVEDTISILRGIKERYQVHHNVEITDPALVAAAQLSHRYISDRQLPDKAIDLIDESAARLRMALESSPERIDQLQRRKLQLEIEREALKREKDQDSQNRLLDIEETLKAVTDDLAEVRGRWEAERGEVQVLREKREALDQVRTDIEKARREYDLARAAELEYGRLPQLEREVQDLERKLKGAEFAHMEVTEEDIAAVISRWTGIPVSKLVEGEREKLLRLEEQLHGRVIGQDRAIVSVADAIRRSRAGLSDPNRPLGSFMFLGPTGVGKTELAKALAEFLFDSSDAMVRLDMSEYMEKHTVARLIGAPPGYVGYEEGGQLTEAVRRRPYAVILLDEIEKAHPDVFNVLLQVLDDGRLTDGQGRTVDFRNTLIILTSNIGSPLILEAQALGESAESIQDRVMGALQAHFRPEFLNRVDDIIVFDALTPADLHKIVDIQMQGLRKRLAERRVTLHLTDTAKDRLAQIGYDPAFGARPLKRAIAREVETPLAREILSGHVQDNSTLVVDYDGQKFRFDTGVLN, encoded by the coding sequence TTGAATCCCGAACGTTTCACCGAAGCCGCGACGCAGGCCCTCGCCGCCGCGCAGGGGCTGGCACAATCCAACCACCAACAGAATCTGACCGTCGCACACGTGCTGCGCGCCCTGACCGACAACGACACCGCCGCCCGCGCGATCACCGCCGCCGGGGGCGACCTGACCACGCTCCGCTCCGCGCTGGATGCCGAACTCGGCAAGCTCCCGCGCGTGCAGGGGGGTGGCGACAACCTGTATCTCGATCCGGCGCTGAACCGCGCCTTGCAGAAGGCGGAGGGCGTGGCGAAGGAATTGGGTGACTCCTTCGTCGCCGCCGATGCCCTGCTGCTCGCGCTGCGGGGGGAGTACCGGGGGCAGGTCCTTCCCGCCGAAAGTGTTCTGCGCGGGGCCATCACCCAGGCCCGGAAAGGAAAGACCGTGACGAGCAAGACCGCCGAACAGCAATTCGACGCCCTGAACAAGTACGGGACCGACCTGACGCAGAGGGCGCGAGACGGCAAGTTCGATCCCGTGATTGGCCGCGACGAGGAGATTCGCCGCGCGATGCAGATTCTCTTGAGGCGCACGAAGAACAATCCCGTCCTGATCGGCGAGCCGGGCGTGGGCAAGACCGCCATCGCCGAGGGCCTCGCCATCCGCATCGTGAAGGGCGACGTGCCCGAGGGCCTGAAGGACAAGCGCATCGTCTCGCTGGAGATGGGCAGCCTCCTCGCCGGGGCGAAGTTCCGGGGCGAGTTCGAGGAACGGCTCAAGGGCGTCATTGACGAGGTGGTCGCGTCGGCGGGCGAGGTCATCCTCTTCGTGGACGAGATTCACACCATCGTCGGCGCGGGCAAGACCGAGGGCAGTCCCGACGCGGGCAACATGCTCAAGCCCGCGCTGGCACGTGGCGAGCTGCACCTCATCGGCGCGACGACCCTCGCCGAGTACCGTGAGATCGAGAAGGACCCCGCCCTGGAGCGGCGCTTCCAGCCCGTGTTCGTGGACGAGCCGAGCGTGGAGGACACCATCTCCATCCTGCGCGGGATCAAGGAGCGGTATCAGGTCCACCACAACGTCGAGATCACCGATCCGGCGCTCGTGGCGGCGGCGCAGCTCTCGCACCGCTACATCTCCGACCGCCAGTTGCCCGACAAGGCGATTGACCTGATCGACGAGTCGGCGGCCCGCCTCCGCATGGCGCTGGAGTCCAGCCCGGAGCGCATTGACCAGCTCCAGCGCCGCAAGCTCCAACTGGAGATCGAGCGCGAGGCCTTGAAGCGCGAGAAGGACCAGGACAGCCAGAACCGACTGCTCGATATCGAGGAGACGCTGAAAGCCGTCACCGACGACCTCGCCGAGGTGCGGGGGCGCTGGGAGGCGGAGCGCGGGGAGGTTCAGGTTCTGCGCGAGAAGCGAGAGGCGCTCGATCAGGTCCGCACCGACATCGAGAAGGCGCGGCGCGAGTACGACCTGGCGCGGGCCGCCGAGCTGGAGTACGGGCGGCTGCCGCAGCTTGAGCGCGAGGTGCAGGACCTCGAGCGCAAGCTCAAGGGGGCCGAGTTCGCCCACATGGAGGTGACGGAGGAGGACATCGCCGCCGTCATCAGCCGCTGGACGGGCATTCCGGTGTCCAAGCTCGTGGAGGGCGAGCGCGAGAAGCTGCTGCGGCTGGAGGAGCAGCTTCACGGGCGCGTGATCGGGCAGGACCGCGCCATCGTAAGCGTGGCCGACGCTATCCGCCGCTCGCGGGCGGGATTGAGCGACCCGAACCGTCCCCTCGGCTCCTTCATGTTCCTCGGGCCGACGGGCGTGGGCAAGACCGAGCTGGCGAAGGCGCTGGCGGAGTTCCTGTTCGACTCAAGTGACGCGATGGTCCGCCTCGACATGTCCGAGTACATGGAGAAGCACACGGTCGCCCGATTGATCGGGGCACCTCCCGGCTACGTGGGCTACGAGGAGGGCGGCCAACTGACGGAGGCCGTGCGCCGCCGCCCCTACGCGGTGATCCTGCTCGACGAGATCGAGAAGGCCCACCCGGACGTGTTCAACGTGCTGCTGCAGGTGCTGGACGACGGACGCCTCACCGACGGGCAGGGCCGCACCGTGGACTTCCGCAACACGCTGATCATCCTGACGAGCAACATCGGGTCGCCGCTGATCCTGGAGGCGCAGGCGCTGGGCGAGAGCGCCGAGAGCATCCAGGACCGGGTGATGGGTGCCCTGCAAGCGCACTTCCGCCCCGAGTTCCTCAACCGCGTGGACGACATCATCGTCTTCGACGCGCTGACGCCCGCAGACCTCCACAAGATCGTGGACATCCAGATGCAGGGCCTCCGCAAGAGGCTCGCCGAGCGCCGCGTCACGCTGCACCTCACGGACACCGCGAAGGACCGACTGGCCCAGATCGGCTACGACCCAGCCTTCGGTGCCCGCCCCCTCAAGCGCGCCATCGCCCGCGAGGTCGAGACGCCCCTGGCCCGCGAGATTCTGAGTGGGCACGTGCAGGACAACTCCACGCTCGTGGTGGATTACGACGGGCAGAAGTTCCGGTTCGACACTGGGGTGTTGAACTAA